The Musa acuminata AAA Group cultivar baxijiao chromosome BXJ1-8, Cavendish_Baxijiao_AAA, whole genome shotgun sequence genomic sequence GCATTCCCTGTCCCAAACccaccgatgtgggactaaactgCTACATATCCTAAATGGCTCGAAACGTAAGAATTATTAATAACGGTGTTTGCTTAACCCAAACGAACTCGTAGAACACATCTAAAACGTGAGTCGAATGGTGGGTGACATGACAGAAAGGATATTTGTATCGACTGTATAAGCTGATACTTGTTTTCATTGGCCTGTGACCTTCTTCTCCTTCCGCGGAAGTGCGAAGAACGTGCACCTCAATCTTGTTTTCTTCCTGTTTGGTTTCCCAGTAATTGCTGCTCGGTGCAAGTCAGCATTGTTTCAGTATTTGATTATGCGTttaacctcctcttcttccttttgttCTCCTTGTATctcttatgctggaaggagaactcAAGAGGAAAATAGACTGACAGATGTTTGTGCATGCCTTCTGATACCTGCAAAAATGGATTCATTGCTTGTTGGCAGGTCGGCAGAACATGCTAGATGATAGAGTAAGATTGTGATCATACCATGTGTGCCAAAGGATGATTGCTACGAGGGATGTGGTTGCCACTGCTGCCTGTCCCAGCCAGTCCCCGAGTGACCGTGTTGGCTCACCTAAAAACGGTGCCATGCTCACTGCCCTCCTTGCAATCCCAAATGCCAAATGCCACCTGAACCTAACATCTCTCCGGTCCCCGGAGAATTTGAGAGTCCTTCCCTGAGCTGAAGGACTTTGTGAAGTTATGCTTGGCATATATAATAAAGGAACATCAACGTAGAGCTGCTGCATTGTTTATAGATGTTCTTATATTTAGTCTACAGCAGCAATGCTGATCTTAGGACTTGGAGGACTCTCTTAAAACACTAATTATAACAGAGAGAACACAGAAAGAAGACACTTCCAATAACCGCAAGCATTATCCAATCCAATGTAAATTGTGTTTATTATCATCACCTTAGAAGTTGTGTGAATTCCagtaaaaaaaattaagcaaTAAAATCAAGATTAAAAGGGATGAGAATGAAAACGGCTTCCCATCTGAACCATACAACATTACTTGCAGATAGCACAAACTCAGTTGGGCCTTGGAGTATCCCATTCAACACGAAGGATAAGGTTGTCGTAGCCATAGCCATTAAGCTTGTTGATAGCTCTCTCTGCATCTTCCCTGTTGAAGAAGTTGACGAAACCAAAGCCACGACTGACTCCAGTCTTCTGATCCATAGCGACATAGATACGAGCAATGGGGCCAAAAGCATCAACAAGCTCCAACAGGTCAGGCTCTCGGGTGTCCTCTGATAGGTTGGTGATGCGGACAGAGTTCTCGTCGTTGCGGTGCTTCATCTCAGTCCCACTCCTCACTGCACCTGCTCTCATACTAGGTGGCACGTAGGTACTCTTTCCGGTGCCGGATTGTGAAGCTGCAGTTTCGGCACCTGGGGGGTTGTCGATTAAGTTCTCTGTTGGTGGAGTGAGATCCTTGTAAGGACACTTCGCTGTCCAGTGATCACCCTTCTTACCACAAGTCCGGCAGACCATGAGGACAGCGCCTGCTTTGCTCACAGCAGCCAATGGATCCTCAGCTACCTTTGGCTCCTCTGCTTTGCTGCCTATTAAACATTTGGGATTGATGGATATTATGCGGTAGCAAGATATAACTAGAAGGAAAACAGGAACGAGAAATTAGATTCAAAAGAAACTTTGATTGTTTGCCTATCAAATAATATGTGTCCATATATATAATACAAAATCAAGTTAACACTTCTTTTACTAAGGCACAATAAATAAATTTTACTACATTTATTTAATAAGAACTTTTTTTTCCTGAAGTTATCAATTCAGTATCATTTGTTTATGATGACCTCGCAGAGGATGCAGCTCATGAACTTAAATAAGCATAACACCAAAGATAAGATATATGCTGCTTTGAGAGTCTTCAGCATCAACCTCAAATAACAGAAAACTACTGGGATGCAAACATCACCAAGTGACCTATTTTATTCGGGAAAAGGAAAAAGTAAAGAACATTAGTATGATATATGAATGACATTCCCTTTCGATAACAGAGATGGAGATCATATGATCCTGAGACACCCTCACACCTTAACATGCATTACCTTGTCGCCTCCAGTAACAAGCCCTAGTTGAATTATGAAGAACAAATATACTTTCGATCATCATACATCCCAAAAAACCCTCTTCTACCTGCCTGAGAAAACAACCAATTTGTGCAATCCACTACAAGTGTACACCTCGATTGTGCATGTACTTGccaaagatatgcagcaaagttGTGTTATATTTAATATCAATGAGCTCTCTCATGGTACTGAAAGATTAGGTAAAGACCTTTGCTGAAATATGAATAACTTAAAGAGTATCGTGTGTACTTCTCATAATCATAAGAATAACAAACTTCCTTGACACAAGTTATCCCATGTTGTGCTCAATCATTAGAATTTCAAAGGTGCTTCAATAAAATCAACAAGACTGCTAATAAAATGCATTCACCATTCCAAAAGTAGCCAACTCTTCAAGCATAATCTATCCCATCTTTATCTTTAATCAGTAAAGGGCAAAGTCCCATAATCAAAGTCAACAGGACTAGTAACGACAACACCAACTTCTCAAAGATAATTTCCTGTCTTGACATtaatacaacaacaataacaacaaaaccataagtccCAATAACTTGGGACCAGCTACAAGGATTTTTTGCTACCATTGAcatatgtaaaaagtcatatatttagttaagttcaaagtatttatatctttatttatagtttctattaaggtcCTTTTAAGTCTTCCTCTGCCTTTTCTCATAtcattaacattaattattttattttttttctaactaCCGTATCCGAAAGTCTCCTCAGGACATGcccataccatcttaaatgattttctctcattttattCCCTACCGAAGAGATAccttgttcatgaataaaaatattcatatcaatattctcatctcgacaacacaaactttttgtatatgttttttcttaacTGTCCAACACTCAAATATATAAAGcattgttggtctcacaactatcttatattttcttttttaatctcaaaggtattcgATAATCACACAAGACTCTTGATGCCACTCGTCATTTTTAactatcatattttttttcaataatatcttcatcgatctcttcatcttgttgaataattaatcCAGGATACCTAAAGCTTTTCCTTAAATGAATTTCTTGTCCATCCAATTTAAATATATTCTCTTATCCATTTctagaatcactaaaattatattttatatattcagttttaatCTTACTTAATATAAAACATTTAGTATTCAAGGTTTGTCTCTATAGCTTAAGTTTttaattaatttcacttaggcTCTCATTAGCTAAGATAATATCATAAGCAAATAACATATAACAGGGAGGAGAGATCTATCATGTAAGCGATTAATAAGTTCATCTATTATTTATGTGAAAAGATAGGGAATTAATGTGGATCCTTGATGTAATCATATGCTAATAGGAAACTTATTAGACACATTCTCTCTAGTTCTAATACTAGTAGCTacattattatatatatctttaataacatcaatataattcgtCTTGACAATAATAAAAGGTGATTTAAACATGTATTCTAGAATACATCAAAGTTAACAAGATTAGTAATGTcttctcataatcataatgttcACCGACTTTCTCAAGATAATTTGTCCAGTAATTGTGCTCAGTAATCATCTTCCATGACATTAATATAAAGTAATTTAAACATGTACTCTATAATACATGAAGGCAAAAACATAAAACTTTCTAGTCATTCAATCGAGTTTTGTAGTGAGACCATCACTCCAAAATTGAATCTAGTTTAGTTAGATTTCTTTAGGGTCGTGCCGAGTTACACTTTTAGATATTCTTGTCCAAGCACACTATATCTAGAGGTTCTTAGGCTTTAGAGGGACTCTCAATTTGATAAGATTTattagaatttaattttttttcctttttagttaTCTTAgaagttatgtaaacttcattatAGATAAGTGTTTTATGCATAAAGTGTTAATTTTTAAGTCAATAAAAATATTTGAGTTATCTTTGAGGCTGTGTGGTTTTGGTTATTTCTCTTATCCATCTCGATTATAACCTCTATCTTCCCAATCAAATTTCTTTATGCTGTCTCTCTCTCTTATAGCTGGATGGTAGTTGTAGCCTATCTACTTTATGATAATTGTATTGCTTCGAAGCCTGTCTTCCCTACCAAAGTCTTCTTCCTCCTTCATCCCATTATTCTAGACAATAATTGTTCTttctgccatgcttgcatcaattTAGTTTGGCATCAAAGtcatgcatgcatcatcatagtCCGTAGCCACCATGTTCTACCATGATGGCCAATCCTACACTATCAACTAACATCAATCAAGCAACTAAAGTGATTCTTCATCCAATCTGGGAGTGTACATGAATCATTGCGTTTCAGTGTCCATCAGGATTGGTTTGTTGACCTCGTTGAAAAGCACTCAAATCATAGTCTCCAATTTATGAGACTTAGTGAGATAGAACTCGCAACAACAAATCGATCTTGAGATGGGATTTGCACAATGGCAGCTATGGCACTCATCTTCACGCACACAAAAAAAATACCTCTCGATGACCCAAATGTGTTTTCTCTTCCAACTCACTATTCCTACTAACTTTTTTCTAGGTAGATAACTTATTTCTCCTCATTTACCTTCCATATTGATATCATGTCAAATGTTCCCCCACTCAGAGCCGAAAAGATATGGATTTCCACCACGGATCCAGGAAATAGCAAACTCCCTTTGCAGCACAGATATATTCCAACGAAAAAACATATATGGCAGATTGACTCACCACTGATCTTCGTCTCTTCTTCGGTAAGAAAAATTAGGGCAAACAAAACCGATCTTACTCGAAGTGATCGGTTCAAATTAATTAAATCAAAACCCTAAAACGAGGAGTCCCAGAGCGATTatagagaagagaagaaggaagtAAATGATCGAACCAGCGACTCGGGGGCGCTCGAGGAGGATCTCCTCGGTGGAGACCATGGTGAAGCGAGCGCCGGCGTCCTCGTATTCGGCGTCGCCAAACTTGGGCCAGGACCGGCGCTCGATGGCGCGCTTGCTGAGTCGGGCGCCGGTGAGCTTGCGGACGCGGGTGGTGGTCGTGACGCGCACCTTGTTGCCCTCGTCGTCGAACCGGTACTCGATCACTTTCTTCGCTCCATTCTCGTCGGGCCCTACGACCACCAGCGGCTGAGGGAGGAAGTCCAGATCCCCCGCGTCGTCCTCAAGCTCCCCCCACCGTATCTTCCCCATGCCGACCGTCACCCTCGACTCCCTGCTCACTCTCGCAACAAAGTGCGTgcacatacatcacatatatatggATTTCCCATATGGCGTCCCGAATCGGATCGAGACCCTGTGTTAGAAATGTTGACTTGGTTGACCATAACTACGTCGAAGTGATGGGCCGAGCCTTATATTTGGGCTTAACGTCGAACCCAGATAGGCCCTTTAAAATCGTACACGCTGTCCGTGAGTTGGGCCTTGAAGTCCACATAACTCAATATGCAATCCGGTATCATCGGATGCAGTGATTTGAAGGCACTCCACGATAAACTCGAGTAATTGTTATTTGGGATTGAAAGATTTATGAATCCCAAAGACATCAATTTCTTCAGTGAGTAGTAATCTCAagttttctctttgaatattcAAAACCTTGAGAAAATTAATTCGAACCACCATGGCTTCAATGTTAACATAAATCACGAATGTGAGGTTTGGAGAGGATCAATGGATGCAGTTTTACCTCTACAAATGTATAAGTAATCGAGATCGGCTCAGGACCTCAATCATTTAAGCTTGGTGGCTGGGCTGTTGAACCCTCTCACGTTTCATCTTCAACCTGACGCTGCAATGTCAACCTTAGGTTCTGTTCTTTCCACTAAACCATGTTGTAATACGTCGATGTTTTCAGTCAGCAGAAGAAAAGACCCTTCAAAAAACAGTCATTCCATATTGTTTATGATGCACTACAAAGTGAGATCGTGGGAAGAGCAGTAGGATTGTCTTCAACGCAAAGAATTTGAGTTCAATGGAGGTCGTTCTTCACCACTTGCATAAAATTTTTGGTTGCATAGTTACAAGATCCATTAAACTAATCAGATTTATCAGCTTGGAGACTTGTAGAGGATCGTAATGAAAGATTCTTGTAGCATAATCTATATGTTGTGGACCTCCTCGTCTTCTGATTGTTTCTGCACCTGCCCCACAATCCTCATAGCGACAATGACACGGCCGAGTTACGTACGATGCAGTCAACAAAAGACACCCCAAAAAATAATGCACTCGAAAGTGATTGCTACCATTTTGATGGGTAGCTCAATGGGAGTGCAGAGTTAATTTTCGTCAAGTGATGATGTAGAGAAATAAACTGCGGGAGATGTTAAACATACCATGCAGACATATCAATTGACCCCTACAAAGGCAATGGAGTGGATCGTTTTCCTTCTTCATTTGATTGCATGGTACTTCAAAAGCTCCAAGATAGTGCAGACAACATAATTTGTCTCCAAGATTTGTCTTTCTAAATCATGAGGAGGAGATCTGGTTCAGAAAGAAATCTCTGAGATGAAAGGATTAAATGGGGTTACATAAAAATGACTTCCTGTTTTAGAGGTTTAGCATCTCAACATGTTCTTAACCtaatattttcttgatttctctcagGAAATGTGCGAGTGGTCTGAATGGAGAGAACTGTTCTATGGATAAGAAGTAGTGAAGTTTATCCTCGGAGAGTTCAAAGGAGATAGTTTGCTTGAGCACATTATGAGGAACAAGTGGAGAAGAGCCTAAAGAAAAACAAATACTGGATTGTTGATCAACTACTGATCATGATGTAAGATGAACAGTCCCTGAATCCATTATTCAAAATCTTCCCACATGATTTTTTATACCACATGATAAAAACTTGCTTTCCACCACAAAAATCTTACTGCATCAGCACTTTATACCACATGATAAAACCTCTCATGTCAGACAAATTATTGCAGAAATGGTCACTTATTCATCAAGAGTGCATCCAAAATCCAGTAGGGGAAATGGAAACACAAGTATGTGGTGTCATCCACCGAGGTACTCAATGCTTTGAGCTGTTCTTGATTCCAGTCCAACTGGAtcacaagaaaaattaaaaattccaACCAACAATTATGTACCTTAAATCCTAGTTTTGTAGCCGATCTCTGCCTGTGGGTTCCTTGCAGGACAACCATCGTTACTGGCTGGCTACTCTGCAAAAGAGAAGATTATACGGTCGCCTAACATTCAGTAACGAGTCCCTCGTTGAGATCATTATGGATCATTAAGAGTCTCCGCACACAGGAATATCGTTGAGATAAATGAAAGGAAGATCACATATCTCCAGCACACATACATATGCCGAATTCATGCGCCATAAACACGTATCGTAGATCGTTAAACAGTCGAGTTTACAGTCCCATGGTAATTCAATTTTCAAGTTTAATCAGCTCTATTATTTCTGCATTCATATCTTGCACTTTCTCTTAATAATTAGCAGTAATAACTTTCGTCTCAAAATGCGTTCAGCGAGAagtgccaaaccaagaacaaggcCATTGTGAACTTTCTTTGAAGAAAATGTCttaaaaggaagagagagagagagagagagtcaggaCAAAGGTAACCATCCGTCCCCTTCTGAGGATGAGCTTGCAAGTAGAACGGAGGGCCTCACCATCCATTGTTAATTCGTCTTCTCAAATGGAATTTGGAGATCGTTCACTTATATTTCATCTGTCTTACAGAAGCTGCAAACTAAACAGCTTCAGTATCAGCCCTATCACTGTCACCAAAGCAATGGTTTCTTAGTGAAATGATGTTTGTTTGGTGAGGCATTTGTCACCTGGTGATACAGTCAAGAAGTAATTGTTTCGCACTGGTTATCACATGCTGACAGAGATATACAGCAATAGAAAATGATGACACTAAGAAGCAGATAACATATTCTCTAACGACAACCTTTCATGATAAACTTAGTTGACCGGTCATTGACCTAATCTGGAAGAAGCAAATGCAGACCCCAACCAACCTCATGCGGTACAAGGAAGCTTTGATCCAAGTAATGGTCCAGAAGCACAAACCGATGCTTGTCAATCAAGGTCATTTGATACGCATTTCTTTTCCGTAATCCAAAAGAGCAGTAAAGTAGAGACTGGACTATTATTGATGTAGTAGGTTTCTGAGAAGATTACGAAGAATAGTTGTTGTTTTTTGAGACTCTTAATTGTTGTTGATTTTTGTACGTTTGAATAGGGAGAATTCAACCTTGAATTACAATTACAATTGAGTAAAACACTCGTCGAGTCgctggtgatggtgatggtgggGGTGGAGAACAAACTCCACAGATGAAATCAGAAGCGTCTTGACAAAGAAAAGGGCTTAGAACTTACCTTGAGGAGACTTTGTAGGCTTGCATCGCTCTCATAGATTCTCATGCACCTTTCTTACCTACAACCATATTCCACCTTTTGCAAGCTCTTCCATGGATGCACCCGTGCATAGCCGCTGAGTCGTCGGTGTCTACCTAAGCTCTTCATCCAGGAAGAAGAGCGATGGAGCAGGCAAGATATTGGATGCGGATGACGAGCGGGCCTCGCCTCAGCACTCAGATCCCCGGGCTCATCGTTGGATCCGCCTGCAACGAGTCATGGGAGGAGAAGGCCTTCGCTGAAGACACCGCAGGCCACTTAGGAGGCTGCGTATGGCCGCCGAGATCTTATTCGTGTAGCTTCTGCAGACGAGAATTCCGATCGGCCCAAGCTCTCGGCGGGCACATGAACGTGCACCGAAGGGATCGAGCCAAGCTCAGGGAATCTGCGAGCCTCAGCGAGGAAGCCGCAGAAGAACAACGTCAACCGCAGGTTAGCCCCTTAGCACTCGGTGCTGctgctaaccctaaccctagttcTGGTGTTCTAGCATCACCCGTGTCTCCTAGGGTTCCTGCTCCAGTCACCACCAGAAGGATTTGGATCGAGGACACCCTtttctctccttccctttcttcaTCTACCACTCGGGAGGACGTAAAGGAGTACTCGCTTCTTTCCACGACTACGCCTCTGGATCTACTACTTGTGCCGGAACTAAAGCTTAGGGCAGAGGATTTGGGGTCCAAGGAGTTTGGTCTCCGGAGATGGAGAGACATACAAGTCTGTGACGAGGAGGCCAACCGTAAGAAGAGAAGGAGATGTGATCATCCAACGCCTGCTTTCTTCTTGAGAGCCTCTTCAGCAGAGCAGCAACAAGATCGATTTGAGGTTCTTAATCCTATCACAGTCGAAGACTTGGATCTTGAACTTAGGCTTGGAGATGCCCCTCTCAAAATTAAGTAGGAATTCAGATCCGTTTGTTGTGTTCTTAAATATCTCAAATCTGAATCATTTTTCTTGTGGAAAATTGCCTGTTCCATCATCAAACCGATGGTTTGATGATTGCTTGCAATGGTCTTAACGATTGTCTGCAAGAAGACACCACCAAAGGGCTCGAAATGATCCTTGAATACCTGATGATAACATCATTTATAATACataatccttttatttttttcttgagaaATGCCTGCAATAGAAGAATTACAAGAAAATGTCATTGGTTGTTGTTTTGAGAAAGATCTACATTAGCATAATAAGAATTGTATATCCTAGTCTTAATGCAGATTGACTAAATTGTGTACATGCACATATTCGCTATATGTATATACttgcacacacatatatattgcatcagagaagaaagaagaacatAGCTTGTGAGTTGTCTACTTGTTTTGAGTGTCTTGTCACCCTAAGCACAGAGGACAATGAAACGAATCCTTATCTCTGCAGGCAATTAAGTGCAGGACAATAAAACGGCTCCTATTTGTTCTTCTTGAGTATTTCTCTCTTCAGACAAGTAAAAGCTCACTGACTGACACAATCCAGCATTGGAAATAAATCTGAGTCTGTGTTAGAATATACAAAGTTGAAATGCATCAGTACACAGATTCCCTTTGCCGAAGCATTCCAGCGCTCGAATCAGATGTCTCTTCCTCATCAACCCATCTGTTTGCTtctgttcttttcttctttcctttccaaagcTCCAAATCCAATAGCGCCATGGAATCGCATCATAATTGTGTTAGTCATTGCACGCTGATGATATCACTATCTCCAGATAGTGATATCTCCACTGCTGCAACATAAATGGACTCCAGAAGAGACTGGGGTAGAGATGGAGCCTTGGGGAAAAGAGTTATATCTACTGATGAATCCGAGTAAAAGAGTCATTAAGGAGACCGGTTTTGTCCTGTTCTTCGTTGGGACATGAAAGGCTAGCTAGTTGAGTAGGGAAGtacagagagagcgagagagagagagagagagagtgtgtgtgtctgTGAGCACATGGTGGGAAGTTGTTTGTTTGTGAGGACGAGGGCTTATACAACTCGGTGAAGGAATGAGGACTAATTGGGGTGTGTGAAGAGAGTACTGTTGTATTAATCAAGGGAGATTAGGCAATGCTGTGACACCTTATAGCCTTTGTTTAGGGGATAGAATACTGCAACTGTGGCATATTATACATTGCATGCCAATGTTTTATTAAAGGCCTGAAGAGAATATGGAATCAAGTGTACTGATGAAGCAATTATTAAGACAGACACGTTTTACCAACAGACACTTGTGGCATTAAATCTCACACTTCAGAGTATGTGGTAGATTCTCTGCCCCTCCTTCCCACTTAGAACATGTTGTAAACTGTGTCTTCTTTGACTCACTGGAAGACCACATGGAAGTGCATGCAACGTTCAGGAAATCAAGAAGAGCCCACGCCGAGGCTGTGGCAAAGACGAAGGCAGAGGAGGCGGCTGCTTGGTGGTGATCTCGGCCGACGGCCCCTTGTCGGCGACCCAGATGGTGACACCACCTTGGTGGCGGGTCCGATGGCCTTGGCAATGGACTCCGCGTCCTAGAATGCCGATTCCACCGCGTTCAGCCGCTTCGACTCCTCCTGCGGACATCAAATTACGGCCTTCTCAACGTGCCAAGAACGAACTAGCGGGCTTAGCTTATAGTAATCTTAACGTGCAACCCTTACAAGTTGAGACGATACGGGCGAGCTCGTGGACGATGAATCCTTGACGAAGGAGCGCAACGAGCGTCTTTCCCAGGCAGCTGGGTAGAGGGCAGTTGAAGGAAATCcttcctctataaataggagagtgaCAGCTTAATACATTTAAGCTAATaactttttcaataaagcttaTCTTATATTCTTTCTATCGTAGTAGTAGAGTTTTCGTCATAAAGGTCACTTCTAAACATCTTGAAGTAACCTGTCTCCCCGTCGGACTCCACCGAATCTCGGCTTCTTCTATTACCTCGTGGACCACGACTCTATCTCAAAG encodes the following:
- the LOC135587940 gene encoding uncharacterized protein LOC135587940 isoform X2; the encoded protein is MGKIRWGELEDDAGDLDFLPQPLVVVGPDENGAKKVIEYRFDDEGNKVRVTTTTRVRKLTGARLSKRAIERRSWPKFGDAEYEDAGARFTMVSTEEILLERPRVAGSKAEEPKVAEDPLAAVSKAGAVLMVCRTCGKKGDHWTAKCPYKDLTPPTENLIDNPPGAETAASQSGTGKSTYVPPSMRAGAVRSGTEMKHRNDENSVRITNLSEDTREPDLLELVDAFGPIARIYVAMDQKTGVSRGFGFVNFFNREDAERAINKLNGYGYDNLILRVEWDTPRPN
- the LOC135587940 gene encoding uncharacterized protein LOC135587940 isoform X1; amino-acid sequence: MGKIRWGELEDDAGDLDFLPQPLVVVGPDENGAKKVIEYRFDDEGNKVRVTTTTRVRKLTGARLSKRAIERRSWPKFGDAEYEDAGARFTMVSTEEILLERPRVAVISCYRIISINPKCLIGSKAEEPKVAEDPLAAVSKAGAVLMVCRTCGKKGDHWTAKCPYKDLTPPTENLIDNPPGAETAASQSGTGKSTYVPPSMRAGAVRSGTEMKHRNDENSVRITNLSEDTREPDLLELVDAFGPIARIYVAMDQKTGVSRGFGFVNFFNREDAERAINKLNGYGYDNLILRVEWDTPRPN